The Luteolibacter rhizosphaerae genome window below encodes:
- a CDS encoding cation diffusion facilitator family transporter: MSGSLSEDQSKVMSLSLWIAVALLIVKVTAAAITGSSAIYSDAAESVTHVLAVAFAAWALRLSHKPSDDTHHFGHDKVAFLSSGFEGAMISAAALLIVYEAGRQALVGAEISSMGLGMILTAAAAVVNLVLGSALLRVGKKRNSAVLRANGHHVLADVWTSGAVLIALALIQFTGWKWWDPIFATLAAAKLLWTGAKLMRESFGGLMDEADLRVEKELRDCLDAECAEAGLSYHNLRHRHSGRTHWVEFHLVFPDQAGLQEAHEVATLMEGKIAALLGPDVRVISHLEPRSAEHQVYDWEVR, from the coding sequence GTGAGCGGGAGCTTGTCGGAAGATCAATCGAAGGTGATGAGCCTGTCGCTGTGGATCGCCGTGGCCCTTTTGATCGTGAAGGTCACCGCCGCCGCCATCACCGGTTCATCCGCGATCTATTCGGATGCCGCGGAGTCGGTGACCCACGTGCTCGCGGTCGCCTTCGCCGCGTGGGCGCTGCGGCTTTCGCACAAGCCCTCCGACGACACCCACCACTTCGGCCATGACAAGGTGGCCTTCCTTTCCTCCGGCTTCGAGGGCGCGATGATCAGCGCTGCGGCGCTCCTGATCGTTTACGAAGCCGGACGCCAGGCATTGGTCGGTGCGGAGATCTCCAGCATGGGGCTGGGGATGATCCTGACCGCCGCCGCAGCCGTCGTGAATCTGGTGCTGGGCAGTGCTTTGCTCCGTGTCGGCAAGAAGAGGAATTCCGCCGTGCTGCGGGCGAACGGCCATCACGTTCTGGCGGATGTCTGGACCAGCGGCGCCGTGCTCATCGCGCTCGCGCTGATTCAATTCACCGGCTGGAAATGGTGGGACCCGATCTTTGCCACCCTAGCCGCGGCCAAGCTGCTCTGGACCGGAGCCAAGCTCATGCGGGAGAGCTTCGGAGGACTCATGGATGAAGCCGACCTGAGGGTGGAGAAGGAGCTCCGCGATTGTCTGGATGCCGAGTGCGCTGAGGCGGGCTTGTCCTATCACAATCTCCGGCACCGTCATTCGGGTCGCACTCACTGGGTGGAGTTTCACCTGGTGTTTCCGGATCAAGCCGGGCTGCAGGAGGCGCATGAGGTTGCCACTCTCATGGAGGGTAAGATCGCGGCCTTGCTCGGCCCGGATGTCCGGGTCATCTCTCACCTCGAGCCGCGTTCCGCGGAGCATCAGGTGTATGATTGGGAAGTCCGCTAG
- a CDS encoding protocatechuate 3,4-dioxygenase, protein MNILSSRRRFLSRFTLGAAGLWVPGAFAEALTLTPRQTEGPFYPVDLPLDTDNDLVILNDGLTPALGNITHLSGKVTDVKGNPIRNALVEIWQVDHHGVYLHKGSSDAEKRDANFQGFGRFMTGSTGEYYFRTIKPVRYPGRTPHIHFAVKMKGHERWTTQCYIKGEPQNEKDGVIRAIKDEKQRASVIVDFAPLTGVTTGELAARFDIVMGYTPQA, encoded by the coding sequence ATGAATATCCTGTCCTCCCGCCGTCGCTTCCTGTCGCGGTTCACCCTCGGTGCCGCCGGACTTTGGGTGCCGGGTGCTTTCGCCGAGGCGCTCACGCTGACGCCGCGCCAGACCGAAGGACCCTTCTATCCGGTGGATCTGCCGCTGGATACGGACAATGATCTGGTGATCCTGAACGACGGGCTGACTCCGGCGCTGGGAAACATTACCCACCTGAGCGGCAAAGTAACCGATGTGAAGGGCAACCCGATCCGCAATGCGCTGGTCGAGATCTGGCAGGTGGATCACCACGGCGTCTACCTTCACAAGGGCAGCAGCGATGCCGAAAAGCGGGACGCGAATTTCCAAGGTTTCGGGCGCTTCATGACCGGCTCCACGGGCGAGTACTACTTCCGCACCATCAAGCCGGTTCGCTATCCCGGCCGCACGCCGCACATCCACTTCGCGGTGAAGATGAAGGGCCACGAGAGGTGGACGACCCAGTGCTACATCAAGGGCGAGCCCCAGAACGAGAAGGACGGGGTGATCCGCGCGATCAAGGATGAGAAGCAGCGCGCCTCGGTGATCGTGGATTTCGCCCCGCTGACCGGCGTGACGACGGGAGAACTCGCGGCGCGGTTCGATATCGTGATGGGCTACACCCCGCAGGCCTAG
- a CDS encoding very short patch repair endonuclease, producing the protein MADIWSAAKRSEVMSRIRGGDTKPELLVRSMLHRLGYRFTIHGPKNKSLPGHPDLVLPKYQVVIFVHGCFWHGHEHCPDFKMPKSKTEWWTAKIEGNRARDARVESELRSLGWHVVTLWACAVKTRSAREWLESRLPVLIGKPPSPASEVKDLKPRLSARVAEDPL; encoded by the coding sequence ATGGCCGACATCTGGTCAGCGGCGAAACGTTCCGAGGTCATGTCCCGCATCCGTGGCGGCGACACCAAGCCGGAATTGCTGGTCCGCTCGATGCTCCACCGCCTCGGCTACCGCTTCACCATCCACGGCCCAAAAAACAAGTCCCTGCCCGGGCATCCCGATCTGGTGCTGCCGAAGTATCAGGTCGTCATCTTTGTCCACGGCTGCTTCTGGCACGGCCATGAACACTGCCCGGACTTCAAGATGCCGAAGTCCAAGACCGAGTGGTGGACTGCCAAGATCGAAGGCAACCGCGCCCGCGATGCCCGCGTGGAGTCCGAACTCCGCTCTCTCGGCTGGCACGTGGTGACGCTGTGGGCCTGCGCGGTGAAGACGAGGTCCGCGCGTGAATGGCTGGAGTCGCGCTTGCCGGTTTTAATCGGCAAGCCGCCTTCACCGGCGTCCGAGGTGAAGGACCTGAAGCCAAGGCTGTCTGCCAGAGTGGCGGAGGATCCGCTCTGA
- a CDS encoding rhomboid family intramembrane serine protease has product MIFPISDDDRHLMKPAWVSIGLLLANVALFLVQLMDPAFTYGWSVIPLEIVKGVDLVDPVLVRSGREILQLPQAPGPSPIYLTILSAMFMHGGWAHIGGNMLYLWIFGDNVEHRFGAVKFLIFYLLSGVVATFAQIATDPNGVIPNLGASGAISGVLGAYLVLFPRNMVNAVFFFRIVSLPAIFVIGMWAFMQFVNGAGSIAQTEQTTGGVAYAAHIGGFVAGVVMGLFARFGMKNNEPPSVFRRIYEDEPGVKRYW; this is encoded by the coding sequence GTGATCTTCCCCATTAGCGATGACGACCGGCACCTGATGAAGCCCGCATGGGTGAGCATCGGCCTGCTTTTGGCGAACGTGGCCTTGTTCTTGGTCCAACTGATGGATCCTGCCTTCACCTATGGCTGGAGTGTGATCCCGCTGGAGATCGTGAAGGGGGTGGATCTGGTCGATCCGGTGCTGGTGCGAAGCGGGCGGGAGATCCTGCAACTGCCGCAGGCGCCCGGTCCCAGCCCGATCTACCTGACCATCCTCTCCGCCATGTTCATGCATGGCGGATGGGCGCACATCGGGGGAAACATGCTCTACCTTTGGATCTTCGGGGATAACGTGGAGCACCGCTTCGGCGCGGTGAAGTTCCTGATCTTCTACTTGTTGAGCGGGGTGGTCGCGACCTTCGCCCAGATCGCGACCGATCCGAATGGCGTGATCCCGAATCTGGGTGCCTCCGGTGCCATCTCGGGCGTGCTCGGTGCCTATCTGGTGCTGTTCCCGCGGAACATGGTGAATGCGGTGTTCTTCTTCCGCATCGTCTCGCTGCCTGCGATCTTCGTGATCGGCATGTGGGCCTTCATGCAGTTCGTGAATGGCGCGGGCTCGATCGCTCAGACCGAGCAGACTACGGGCGGGGTCGCCTATGCAGCACACATCGGCGGCTTCGTCGCAGGCGTGGTGATGGGCCTCTTCGCCCGCTTCGGGATGAAGAACAACGAACCTCCCTCGGTGTTCCGGCGGATCTACGAAGACGAGCCGGGGGTGAAGAGGTATTGGTGA
- a CDS encoding esterase/lipase family protein: MSRLAAWVLAIGLVVAACAPARLERVRERRSPEPAPSDLERAFGGASDPAAAKALGNWIEQAHGAGAKDQEIGGYRVRFRNKVDGGYAPGYFDRMERASRYEPVGLEPQREAGIGVPLIGHRDNHRREAIEKWYPPEAINRAVTAVAIPGAMRQGKREVEIRLYDRLQTESVVIAGKREHLAADFTVPWAGLLAETRSLATTGLTSVLRQQTGREAGFSLMEAYDPDKTPLILVHGLFSTPLAWAELTNELWSDPAVRTRYQIWHYLYPTNAPPLYSARVMRRQLDELRAFLDPDGRDPAMQRTVVIAHSMGGLLTKSLVVDPREAFWDPIFTRPFDKLELTAEEREAMKEAFYWKPRTHVDRVIFCSVPFGGSTWAASWVGRTGRLLVAPSRGFNDFFDRIEKKNPGMWQPVYENLAAGTVNSVMSLAPKQRSMEIFRTLSVVPTTASHVIKGSRDLFVSSSSADIPGAESVLTVSSGHGSFHHPKAMEEIKRILALPPHH; the protein is encoded by the coding sequence GTGAGCAGACTCGCGGCATGGGTTCTGGCTATCGGCCTCGTCGTGGCGGCATGCGCTCCGGCGAGGCTGGAACGCGTGCGGGAAAGGCGTAGTCCGGAACCCGCGCCGAGCGATCTGGAACGGGCCTTCGGCGGGGCTAGCGATCCGGCCGCAGCAAAAGCGCTAGGCAACTGGATCGAGCAGGCTCACGGGGCCGGAGCCAAGGACCAGGAAATCGGCGGGTATCGCGTGCGCTTCCGGAACAAGGTCGATGGAGGCTATGCACCGGGATACTTCGACCGGATGGAGCGTGCCTCGCGCTATGAACCGGTGGGGCTGGAACCGCAGCGGGAAGCAGGGATCGGCGTGCCGCTGATCGGGCACCGTGACAACCATCGGCGGGAGGCGATTGAGAAATGGTATCCCCCGGAAGCGATCAACCGCGCGGTGACAGCGGTGGCGATTCCCGGAGCGATGCGGCAGGGGAAGCGCGAGGTAGAGATCCGTCTCTATGATCGCCTCCAAACGGAGTCCGTGGTGATCGCGGGCAAGCGGGAGCATTTGGCTGCCGACTTCACCGTGCCATGGGCCGGGCTATTGGCAGAGACACGTTCGCTGGCGACCACGGGCCTGACTTCGGTGCTGCGTCAGCAGACGGGGCGCGAAGCCGGCTTCTCTTTGATGGAGGCCTACGATCCGGACAAGACACCGCTGATCCTGGTGCACGGTCTCTTTTCCACACCGCTGGCATGGGCGGAACTGACCAATGAGCTGTGGTCGGACCCGGCGGTGCGGACCCGCTACCAGATCTGGCACTATCTCTATCCCACCAATGCGCCACCACTCTATTCGGCGCGGGTGATGCGGAGGCAGCTTGATGAGCTGCGGGCTTTCCTCGATCCCGATGGACGCGATCCGGCGATGCAACGGACGGTGGTGATCGCACACAGCATGGGCGGCTTGCTCACGAAGTCGCTGGTGGTGGATCCCCGCGAGGCCTTCTGGGATCCGATTTTCACGCGGCCCTTCGATAAGCTGGAGCTGACCGCCGAAGAGCGCGAGGCGATGAAAGAGGCTTTCTACTGGAAGCCACGGACGCACGTGGACCGGGTGATCTTTTGCTCCGTGCCCTTCGGTGGCAGCACATGGGCAGCCTCGTGGGTCGGCCGGACCGGCAGACTGCTGGTGGCTCCGAGCCGCGGCTTCAATGACTTCTTCGATCGGATCGAGAAGAAGAACCCCGGGATGTGGCAGCCGGTGTATGAAAACCTCGCCGCGGGCACCGTGAACAGCGTGATGAGCCTGGCCCCGAAGCAGCGCTCGATGGAGATCTTTCGCACCTTGTCCGTAGTCCCGACGACCGCGAGCCATGTGATCAAAGGTTCGCGGGATCTTTTCGTCTCCTCATCGAGCGCGGATATTCCGGGAGCGGAATCCGTGCTGACGGTGTCCTCCGGTCACGGCTCCTTCCATCACCCGAAGGCGATGGAGGAGATCAAGCGGATCCTGGCATTGCCACCGCACCACTGA
- the wrbA gene encoding NAD(P)H:quinone oxidoreductase, whose amino-acid sequence MTKVLVLYYSTYGHIETMAGAIAEGARSVDGVEVTVKRVPETMPEDIAKKYGAKLDQAAPVAEPSELADYDAIIFGTPTRFGNMAAQMRNFLDQTGQLWMKGALVGKVGSVFASTGTGGGNESTILTFIPTLLHHGMIYVGLPYAAPELTDISEVRGGSPYGAATIAGADGSRQPSEKELSLARFQGKHVAGIAAQLNK is encoded by the coding sequence ATGACCAAGGTCCTCGTTCTCTACTACTCCACCTACGGCCACATCGAAACCATGGCAGGGGCGATCGCGGAAGGCGCACGCTCTGTCGATGGCGTGGAAGTCACCGTCAAGCGGGTGCCTGAAACGATGCCGGAGGACATCGCCAAGAAATATGGTGCGAAGCTCGACCAAGCCGCCCCGGTGGCTGAGCCAAGCGAACTGGCGGACTACGACGCAATCATCTTTGGAACACCGACACGCTTCGGGAACATGGCCGCACAGATGCGGAACTTCCTCGACCAGACCGGCCAGCTCTGGATGAAGGGCGCTCTGGTCGGCAAGGTGGGCAGCGTTTTCGCCAGCACCGGCACCGGTGGTGGCAATGAATCGACCATCCTGACTTTCATTCCCACGCTTCTGCACCACGGCATGATTTACGTGGGCTTGCCCTATGCGGCCCCGGAGCTGACCGATATCAGCGAGGTTCGCGGCGGCAGCCCCTATGGCGCGGCAACCATCGCGGGAGCGGACGGTTCGCGCCAGCCGAGCGAGAAGGAGCTCTCGCTGGCGCGCTTCCAAGGGAAGCACGTCGCGGGAATCGCCGCGCAGTTGAACAAGTGA
- a CDS encoding monovalent cation:proton antiporter-2 (CPA2) family protein, producing MAARHSGWLLPPPDPSSTAVAFESFFTQAFMYLSAALIAVLVGKRLGMGAVLGYLIAGALIGPFCLKWVGGESEQITHFAEFGVVMMLFLVGLELQPTHLWKMRKQIFGMGTMQVLLSAVAVGAVTMAFGCGWKPALAIGLILAMSSTAIVLQSLSERNLMKTDAGQSSFAVLLFQDLAVIPIMALLPLLAAKHTGGDNGQGHGHGHGGAEWIDRWPTWAQPLITIGAVVLIVLVARVAVRPFFRAIAKTRQREAFTAAALLLVISVALLMTKVGLSAALGTFMAGVVLANSEYRHELESDIEPFKGLLLGLFFLGVGTGIDFGHIANNMGLVFGGAAALLLVKGGVLFALSWLRGAPCGSAMIFSSALAAGGEFAFVLITLAAGAAVFPEEVSRTLVAVVALTMAVTPLLIMASHRFSERGKPKDKPERESDVEDLGAPVIICGYGRFGHAVGRLLHTQGIECTVLDNDSDQVETLRQIGFKVYYGDAGRPDLLLTAGAARAKILVIALRDPELAMRIVETARKHFPHLQIFLRAHSRREAYEFIDAGEERIYRETLDSSLRMGTDVLRSLGMPAYSAHRAAKLYRKADEKFVRELAKHRNNRVTFLNAARDSQAIFDTVMRADPLDREPSEDGWVPPSTDR from the coding sequence ATGGCAGCGCGCCACAGTGGCTGGCTCCTCCCTCCTCCTGACCCATCATCCACCGCCGTGGCCTTCGAGAGCTTTTTTACGCAAGCCTTCATGTATCTGAGCGCGGCCCTGATCGCCGTGCTGGTAGGGAAGCGTCTGGGGATGGGTGCCGTGCTCGGCTACCTGATCGCCGGTGCCCTGATCGGGCCCTTCTGCCTGAAGTGGGTGGGCGGCGAGAGCGAGCAGATCACTCACTTCGCGGAGTTCGGCGTAGTGATGATGCTCTTCCTCGTGGGGCTCGAGCTGCAGCCGACCCATCTGTGGAAGATGCGGAAGCAGATCTTCGGGATGGGCACCATGCAGGTGCTGCTCTCGGCGGTGGCGGTGGGCGCAGTGACCATGGCCTTCGGCTGTGGCTGGAAACCTGCGCTGGCCATCGGGCTGATTCTCGCGATGTCGAGCACGGCGATCGTCTTGCAGAGCCTGAGCGAGCGGAACCTGATGAAGACCGATGCGGGACAGAGCTCCTTTGCGGTGCTGCTGTTTCAGGACCTTGCGGTGATTCCGATCATGGCGCTGCTGCCGCTGCTCGCGGCGAAGCATACGGGGGGCGATAATGGACAGGGTCACGGCCATGGCCATGGCGGAGCGGAATGGATCGATCGCTGGCCGACCTGGGCACAGCCGCTGATCACCATCGGCGCGGTGGTCCTGATCGTCCTGGTGGCGCGCGTCGCTGTCCGGCCTTTCTTCCGGGCGATCGCGAAGACCCGTCAGCGCGAGGCTTTCACCGCGGCAGCGCTGCTGCTCGTGATCAGCGTGGCGCTCCTGATGACCAAGGTGGGGCTCTCGGCAGCGCTGGGGACTTTCATGGCAGGTGTGGTGCTGGCGAACAGCGAGTACCGGCACGAGCTCGAAAGCGACATCGAGCCCTTTAAGGGCCTGCTGCTCGGCTTGTTCTTCCTCGGGGTCGGGACCGGGATCGATTTCGGGCACATCGCGAACAACATGGGTTTGGTCTTCGGCGGGGCGGCGGCGCTACTGCTGGTGAAGGGCGGCGTGCTCTTCGCGCTCTCGTGGTTGCGCGGTGCGCCTTGCGGATCGGCGATGATTTTCTCCTCGGCCCTGGCGGCCGGGGGCGAGTTCGCCTTCGTGCTGATCACCTTGGCCGCGGGTGCCGCAGTTTTCCCGGAAGAAGTCTCCCGGACCTTGGTAGCTGTGGTGGCGCTGACCATGGCGGTGACGCCGCTGCTGATCATGGCCAGCCATCGCTTCAGCGAGCGGGGCAAACCGAAGGACAAGCCGGAGCGGGAGAGCGACGTGGAGGATCTGGGTGCGCCGGTGATCATCTGCGGTTACGGCCGCTTCGGCCACGCGGTGGGTCGGTTGCTGCATACCCAAGGAATCGAGTGCACCGTGCTCGACAATGACTCGGATCAGGTCGAGACGCTGCGCCAGATCGGTTTCAAAGTTTACTACGGCGATGCCGGTCGACCCGATCTGCTGCTAACGGCAGGTGCTGCCCGGGCGAAGATCCTGGTGATCGCGCTGCGCGACCCCGAACTGGCGATGCGGATCGTGGAGACGGCCCGCAAGCACTTCCCCCACCTACAGATCTTCCTGCGGGCGCACAGCCGCCGGGAAGCCTATGAGTTCATCGATGCCGGGGAAGAGCGCATCTACCGTGAAACCCTCGATTCCTCCCTGCGGATGGGCACGGACGTGCTGCGATCGCTGGGCATGCCGGCCTACTCCGCCCACCGCGCGGCGAAGCTCTACCGCAAGGCGGACGAGAAGTTCGTGCGGGAGCTGGCCAAGCACCGCAACAACCGGGTCACCTTCCTGAACGCTGCGCGGGATTCGCAGGCGATCTTCGATACGGTCATGCGCGCCGATCCGCTGGACCGCGAGCCCTCCGAAGACGGCTGGGTGCCCCCCAGCACCGACCGCTGA
- a CDS encoding NAD(P)H-dependent oxidoreductase yields the protein MGQVLVIFAHPAFQRSRANRALLRAASTTEGVTVHDLYETYPDFLIDVRDEQQLLEKHDAVVLQHPFFWYSSPALIKEWLDLVLEYRWAYGEGGDALRGKILAQAITAGGPVNAYRREGPNHFTVRELLAPYEQTARLCGMGYAEAYAVHGVNHLDEAALAEAARGYQSWLEALRDGSAPQWLAPPSS from the coding sequence ATGGGACAGGTCCTGGTGATTTTCGCCCATCCGGCCTTCCAGCGGTCGCGGGCGAACCGCGCCCTGTTGCGGGCGGCTAGTACGACGGAGGGGGTGACCGTTCATGATCTTTACGAGACCTATCCCGACTTCCTGATCGACGTGCGCGACGAGCAACAACTGCTCGAGAAGCACGATGCAGTGGTGCTGCAGCACCCCTTCTTCTGGTACAGCAGCCCGGCCCTGATCAAGGAGTGGCTGGATCTGGTGCTGGAGTACCGCTGGGCCTACGGGGAGGGCGGAGACGCGCTGCGCGGGAAGATCCTGGCACAGGCGATCACCGCCGGGGGACCGGTCAACGCCTACCGTCGCGAAGGCCCCAACCATTTCACGGTGCGCGAACTGCTCGCCCCTTACGAGCAGACGGCCCGGCTCTGCGGCATGGGATATGCCGAGGCCTACGCGGTGCACGGCGTGAACCATCTGGACGAAGCGGCGTTGGCCGAGGCCGCCCGCGGCTACCAATCCTGGCTGGAAGCCCTGCGCGATGGCAGCGCGCCACAGTGGCTGGCTCCTCCCTCCTCCTGA
- a CDS encoding VOC family protein translates to MSNSNIPQGYHSITPSLTARDAKAAIDFYIRAFGAELLFKLDGPEGKIAHAELQIGNSRIMISDEYPDYGSMAPEIGKGGTFMLYVEDVDAAFAQAVGAGAAAVQEPTDMFWGDRAGRINDPVGYRWTLASHVKDVSQEEMEAAMKEWGEGNA, encoded by the coding sequence ATGAGCAATTCCAACATTCCCCAAGGCTACCATTCCATCACCCCGTCCCTTACCGCTCGCGATGCCAAGGCCGCGATCGACTTCTACATCCGTGCGTTCGGTGCGGAGCTCCTGTTCAAGCTGGACGGCCCCGAGGGCAAGATCGCCCACGCGGAGCTCCAGATCGGCAACTCGCGGATCATGATCTCCGACGAGTATCCGGATTACGGATCGATGGCGCCCGAGATCGGCAAGGGCGGGACCTTCATGCTCTACGTCGAGGACGTGGACGCCGCCTTCGCCCAAGCGGTGGGGGCTGGAGCGGCGGCGGTGCAGGAGCCGACGGATATGTTCTGGGGCGACCGCGCGGGTCGGATCAACGATCCGGTAGGATACCGCTGGACTCTGGCGTCCCATGTGAAGGATGTTTCCCAAGAAGAGATGGAAGCAGCGATGAAAGAGTGGGGAGAAGGGAACGCCTGA
- a CDS encoding LamG-like jellyroll fold domain-containing protein has translation MFDEARLERLIAAYFDQKLTAEEKRELEEMLLASSRAREIFLDRSDWHGLLREQALQGQISLLSEDPAGAITKKVTPFRKKAWEVGALAACIALGWWVFPRSPEEPSKIAGKKVSSNPDQVAMLAQAIDVKWETGSGSFGVGAALPRGWLKISSGTLRLDFYSGARVILEGPAAIELLSPDLARLETGRLTARVPPPAEGFTVLSSTLKVVDRGTEFGMNVSGAEACEVHVFDGEVELQGDLPATAEKSLQEGKAIAIRSGQWSAFPADRSSFMDTATVMSAAARETENRWKAWSASSRALRDSSDLKIYFDFEDLEAGDPILRNLAGAADHGSDGTVIGCDPLPGRWGRKGALGFAKTSDRVRFRATGTTPSMTLAAWVRVDSLPQSHNHLFSMSPEKQGEVHWKIDRSGRLVLGIRAEAKLSYDAWERLESPQIVTEQDFGRWVFLASVIDGEKGLIKHYVDGEEVASGPLKRRTALQWGMANLGNLDAVVPERQDAGGARSFNGRIDEFALFARALSPSEIADLK, from the coding sequence ATGTTCGACGAAGCCAGACTGGAGCGCTTGATCGCCGCCTATTTCGACCAAAAATTGACGGCGGAGGAGAAGCGCGAGCTGGAGGAGATGCTGCTGGCCTCCTCGCGAGCACGGGAGATTTTCCTGGATCGCTCGGACTGGCACGGGCTTTTGCGGGAGCAAGCACTGCAAGGCCAGATCTCTTTGCTCTCCGAGGACCCGGCGGGTGCGATCACCAAAAAAGTCACCCCCTTCCGCAAGAAGGCGTGGGAGGTAGGGGCGCTGGCCGCTTGTATTGCGCTTGGCTGGTGGGTCTTCCCGCGCAGCCCGGAAGAGCCGTCCAAGATAGCGGGCAAGAAGGTATCCAGTAATCCGGATCAGGTCGCGATGCTGGCGCAGGCGATCGACGTGAAGTGGGAGACGGGCAGCGGGAGCTTCGGCGTGGGCGCCGCACTGCCGCGGGGCTGGCTGAAGATTTCCAGCGGCACGCTGCGGCTCGATTTCTACAGCGGCGCGCGGGTGATTCTCGAAGGCCCCGCTGCGATCGAGTTGCTTTCGCCCGATCTGGCGCGGCTGGAGACCGGCAGGTTGACCGCACGGGTTCCCCCTCCGGCCGAAGGCTTCACGGTACTGAGTTCGACGCTGAAGGTCGTGGACCGCGGCACGGAGTTCGGCATGAACGTGAGTGGCGCGGAGGCCTGCGAGGTGCATGTCTTCGACGGGGAAGTGGAACTGCAGGGCGACCTTCCAGCCACCGCGGAGAAGTCGCTGCAAGAAGGTAAGGCGATCGCGATCCGTAGCGGACAGTGGAGCGCCTTCCCTGCCGACCGTTCCTCCTTCATGGATACCGCCACGGTGATGTCGGCCGCCGCCAGGGAAACGGAGAACCGCTGGAAGGCATGGAGTGCATCCTCCCGAGCCCTGCGCGACTCCTCCGACCTGAAGATTTACTTCGATTTCGAGGACTTGGAAGCGGGCGATCCGATCTTGCGGAATCTGGCGGGTGCCGCCGACCATGGGTCGGATGGCACGGTGATCGGTTGCGATCCTCTGCCAGGGCGCTGGGGTAGGAAAGGGGCGCTCGGGTTCGCGAAGACGAGCGATCGGGTGCGTTTCCGTGCGACCGGAACGACACCATCCATGACCCTGGCGGCGTGGGTGCGGGTGGATAGCCTGCCGCAGAGCCACAATCACCTGTTCTCCATGTCGCCAGAGAAGCAGGGCGAGGTACACTGGAAGATCGACCGGAGCGGCCGGCTGGTGCTCGGCATCCGGGCGGAGGCGAAGCTGAGCTACGATGCTTGGGAGCGGCTGGAGAGCCCGCAGATCGTGACCGAACAGGACTTCGGCCGCTGGGTCTTCCTCGCCTCGGTAATCGATGGCGAGAAGGGACTGATCAAGCACTACGTGGACGGTGAAGAGGTCGCGAGCGGACCCTTGAAGCGCCGGACTGCCTTGCAGTGGGGAATGGCGAATCTTGGAAATCTCGATGCGGTCGTGCCGGAGCGGCAGGATGCAGGCGGAGCCCGGAGTTTCAACGGCCGGATCGACGAGTTCGCGCTCTTCGCCCGTGCCTTGAGCCCGTCGGAGATCGCGGATCTGAAGTGA
- a CDS encoding sigma-70 family RNA polymerase sigma factor: protein MSEELKGMNQEEAHTAAVQGLFLQFQPAVRGYVISMLPDFSLADDVMQEIFLVVTRKAASFEIGTSFPAWVKTIARFKVMEAMRAGRSKCETLSEEVLQALDAERTEFRSGGDERLHLLASCMDELAPQARRSIDFRYKQDHQPPQIAELMGCTVQSVNVTLSRARAFLRECVLRKMDASKI from the coding sequence ATGTCCGAGGAGCTGAAAGGAATGAACCAGGAGGAAGCCCACACCGCGGCGGTGCAGGGCCTCTTCCTGCAATTCCAGCCCGCGGTGCGCGGCTATGTGATCTCGATGCTGCCGGACTTCTCCTTGGCCGACGATGTGATGCAGGAGATCTTCCTGGTGGTAACGCGGAAGGCCGCGAGCTTCGAGATCGGCACGAGCTTTCCGGCTTGGGTCAAGACGATCGCGCGCTTCAAGGTGATGGAGGCGATGCGGGCCGGGCGAAGCAAATGCGAGACGCTCTCCGAGGAAGTGCTGCAGGCGCTGGACGCGGAGCGGACGGAGTTCCGTAGCGGCGGGGACGAGCGCCTGCACCTGCTCGCTTCCTGCATGGACGAACTGGCTCCACAGGCCCGGCGCTCGATCGACTTTCGCTACAAGCAAGACCATCAGCCGCCGCAGATCGCCGAGCTGATGGGCTGCACGGTGCAATCGGTGAATGTGACGCTTTCACGAGCACGCGCTTTCCTTCGCGAGTGCGTGCTGCGCAAGATGGATGCGAGCAAGATCTGA